Within the Salmo salar chromosome ssa12, Ssal_v3.1, whole genome shotgun sequence genome, the region agagagacacacacagagagaaagacagagacagagagagaggcaatgaaacacagacagacagaaactctGGGCAGCTTTCCGATCACCagcagagaacagagggagagagagaagaggagcaggCCTCTCTCCCAGACCCCCTCCGTGGGTGTGATAGATTGGACGCAGGCCGGGCCCGAAGGCCGATACCCCGCGAGGAGGAGGACACCAATCCAGACAGTCTCCTGGAGGTCAAGGAGTCACCTCACCAACACCCCCTCACCCCCCCCTTCCTCAAAGATCCAAGGGTTGACTCAGCTCAGTCTATGAAGTCTACTGCCTAGAGTTGAATGATTTCTTCTCCCCTAGCTTTAAAGGCAGTGATGACCAGCGGGGGAGATTTAATGATAAGCTTTGTAATGGAAAATGCATCATTTTACCCATGTATGCCTGGGCCCAGGAATTCCGAAACGTTTTTATGAGCGACGCCGACCTACAAGTCATACAAACAACACGTGTAgcgtgtaaaaaaaatatatatgttttttccccccactcCAGTTCTTCATTGTGTTTTTAAAAATCGTACTTAAGCGCGAGCGGAGAGGGTTGGCAAACGGCGGAGGAAATGGTGAGGGAGGGTTGAGGAAGTGTTGTACAGCTGCTCTGATCAAGGTTTGTGTGTCATAAAAACTCCCGACTGGGATTTCTGGGGTGTGGATGGTTGGGTGTTGCTATGGGTTTTTGGCATGATGCATTTTCAACACGGTTGAAGGTTGTAGTGAAGGGCCTCAAACCTTTCTGGAAGCGTGAACACTGAAACTACTGATACTAACACAAACTAATAAAAGGTCAGGCCTTAGCCAAGTGCATCTTCGcggcataaatcaaatctaaatAGATGCTTGTGTCTCTTGACATTTAAATCACAACCCTACGCTTCTtctcaaagagagagaatgggggagaaagagagggagagaaaagtaaAGATGGAGaacggggagggagagaaaaggagtaTTTCCATTGGATCATGTTATATATGGCAAAAGATTTCTCTCTGTGAAACATCTGGCACCGATATCGTCTGGCAGCGTGGCCGAGTACTGTTCTCCTGCCATGTTGAAATGAACCAACTCCACACATTCTGAACCATTAGAGCCATCGGCTTCAAGAATCGCCTGTTCTTTCCCGGAAGAGTTACAGTATAGTGGGGGTGGGTTTAGCTCGGACTAACAAGCAGATGTGGATGAGGGTTTAGAATCGAGATACGGATGTCTCGGAATACTTTGTCTCTTCGGTGTGCTACAACCTATACATATGACGGTCATaaaatactgtactttactgtagagTCCCCTTTAGGTGTAGGTTCCTTGAATGTGAAATGATTCAGTCCCTCTCTAATTCTTAACATAATGAAGTCATAGCCACTTTCAACGACTACTAAACAAAACACCAGTCATTTTGACAACTCGTGcaaccctttaaaaaaaaaagtgaaatcaACATATAACTGAATCTAAGAAGGAAAAAAGTGCCCGTGATTCTGCCTGATGTAATCCTTGGGAGGAGGAGGATTTTGGGGGCCACGCAGTGGCGTGTTGAGTCTTTGTGCACAAAATAAAAGGCCTGGACTTCAAAGCCATCCTTATTAAGACTGCCTTACTATGGAAATCAATAGCAGATGTGAACCAAATATCACTCCAGTAAAtcccccccctttcctctctgtACAGTGGATCGACCCATCCCTCCTCGTGCTCAGCCTGAGTTCTACTCTTCCTTCTCACTACTCCACATACAAAGCTGAGAGCTCCAGCTTTTCACACACATTTAgttcatacacaaacacacatgtacaTGGATAAATACACACAAGTCGTGGGAAAAAAGTGTGTCTTGCTCTTCAGCAAGAGAGTGTGTTGTGCATGAAATGTGTGTTTGAAAGGGGTGTGTTTATCTATAGTTGTATATTaaaggtgtgttgtgtgtgtgctcgtCTAGGTGTTTACCTGTAATTGCCTTTTTTGCTAAGCTGCTCCTTGAAGTGTCCCAGGGTGAGACTGTGTGTCTTCATCATGCTGCGGTAGGGGATCTCCTCACCACAGAAGAAGTAGGTGACCACCAGGTCACAGCCAGACACACTCACGCCGCTGATCGACTTCTTTGGCTCTTTCCACCTGGAAATAGAGAGACGAGCAACACTTTAGATAAATAAAGCATAACCTGATCCCATAGCTAAaactaaacatttacatttgactcaTTTAGCAGAaattctcatccagagcgacaAACACTTAACACGGCCAGTGTGTAAGGATTAGCTCAGCTAAGGTGAACCTGACCCGATTACAGGTGTGTATATGTGGGtttcatcccacacacacacttcctcgtTCACTTCCAGGGGCCTTTTCGAGGTCCTATACTTCAGACGCGGGCGCCTGCTATCCTTAGACAGCTGGCCCGCTGAAGGTCAGCCAATTAAATCTCAAAAAGACCCTGGCAGTCAGGTGGCTACGGCCCTAACATCAAACACAACCAAgctgccctacacacacacacacaccaacacacacacagggccaagGTAGCGAAGAGAGGGCCAAAATAACAAccaggggttgtgtgtgtgtgtgtgtgtgtgtgtgaggactgaGTCAGACTACACCCATCATGTTTAATCTTAAATGATTAAAAGAGGACTTCAAAAAGGGAGAGACATGCTGACTCACACTATCCCTATCGAGGGGaaatcagagagagaaagagaggcagcgagaacaaagggagagagaggaagatgaacACACTCGTCTGTTTGAAGTGCGGGGCTGGACAGAGGTGGGTTTCCACTGGGGAAAGGCACAGGGTGACTCCTGTCTCTTTGAAGGCTGGTCGTTGAATGCCTGTCAGTCACATAGAAAGACAAAGATACAATAGAATGAGATTGATGGCATCAGTATTCACGACACAGGTGGAGGAAACACTGGAAAACAGGTGTAGGCTTCAACAGTCGCCTGAAGTCAAACATTTTCAGATAATCCCTAACTTAATTTGGATAGAGTCATTTGGCTCATTGTAAATGACTATACATTGCAAGCTAGGACAAAGATAtacgagtgtgtgtatgtgtgcctacCTCTGTTTGGGGGGCTTGGAGACCTCCTCTAGCCTCCTGCAGGCTTCTTCTAACTGGGCCAGAGTGTTGGGTGGGGGCAGGGGGGGCATGGCCGGGTCCTGGATGAAGGGGTGGGCCGGATGGTGACCTCCACGGAGGTGACCCCCTGTGCCGCACACGCCTCCCCAGGAAGAGTGCGTTCGGACGGGAAGCGTCTTGGGCGTGGAGGGGTCCGGGAGGTGGCTCTTCTTCAGGCCCTGAGTACTACCGTGAGGTTTGTTCTTGCCCTGCCTCTCGCTCTCCAGGATCCACTGCCAGACGTTCTGCGAGCGGTCCGTGGAGTCCAGGGGCAGGTGGGGCGGGGACGTGACCCCGTCGCTGCCGTTGGCCTGGCTAAGGCGTATGCCTTCGCACGGCTTCCCCGGTCGCTTGGACAAACTGCTGCAGCGGCTGGAGGAAGACAGAAAGGAGAGGGTTTACATGGGACTATTCCATGAGGAGAGGCTACATCTACAACAAGGACTAGTGATAGGAATGATACAGCTCGTCACATCAGTCTAAATGAAACTCAAGTAGAACGGTCATATCCATAAGATAAGTGCACAGTTTAAATCACTGACCCAAGTACAGCCCTAAGGTAAATTTAGTTGTATGTGAAGTGTATGTGAACTGACCCCAGCACAACTCTAAGGTAAATGTAGTGTACTTGATGTGAATTGTGAACGAACCCCAGTACAGGTGATATTGTATGTGAACTGACCCGGCGGTGAAGTCGGAGTAGTCGGCACCCCCTGGGGGACAGAGGCACTGGATGCGCTGCGCCGCCTCGGCCTCGATCTGCTCCTTACTCTTGGGGCCGGTGGCGGTGTGGTGGTggatgtagtggtggtggatGTGCTTGGTCGACTGCCTGCTCCCAGCCAATGGGCCCTTGGTGGCCCCCGGATACGAGGGCCCCAGGAAGGGGACCACAGCGGCGGAGGGCCGGTCGGGAGAGCACGAGCGGGGCGAGTGGCGGATCACGCCGGGCGACTGGCATCCGGGCGTCTTGAGCACCCGGGATAGGTGGTCATCTAGGATAGCCTGAGCGTCCTCGTCGGCGCCGGACGAGGGAGGAAGCAGGGGGTGGTTGAGCGGGACGGTGGTGGAGGGGTCGCTctcgtccctctcctcctcctgcacacacacaaagacatattGCTTTAAAACATGGACGCAATATAGAAGTACAGGGACAATATAACCTACTCAATTTCATAACACTACACATATAAGCATCGCTAGCTTGCTAAACCCAACCAAAACACTACTTCAGTCAGTCGACAGTACTTCGACGATTCGCAGCAAACTTCACACTGCAACAATCACCAGGTACTGTATTGGCTTGTGAAGTAGCCGAAGTAAATTCTATGGCATAACTTGATTTGACTACCAGTTTCTTTCACCCTGGTTCTACTTGCTAACAGGCTTTGGGTGTGCTAGCGTCTTCTTTCTTCATCTATAATGCACAGCAAGCCCAGACTCACAAAGAGACCGGCACTACACACACTCAGCAATACGCCACTGGAGAGTTGAGCGCTAAGCGCTAACCATTTCAATAAACTTCAAGTGTGCCAAGAAACATAAGTTTGAAACTTCCTCAGAAGAAGAGACTTTAAGAGAAGAAGTCGCTAAACTGCACGGCAGACCCTTAGTCAGTTAAATTCTTTCTAAAGCAAGACCGCACGCAAAGTCTCTTTGAATCAAGGAAGAAGAGTCAGCTAGCAAGCTACAACCTTAACTTCTCACATGGCTCCTCCTAGCTACATTGTCTTTCTAGGTAGCAAAGACAGGGTTCAGGACCGGAGGGTCACCTAAACTAGGTCGCAATGGAACGTTCCAAAGCTCATTGCTCAATGCAGGTGGGTTGGGGAAATGAGGTGGGATGTACCAATGTAGTTTGGGAAGGGGGGTTTTCTTACCTCCTGGATCTGCTGTAGCCTCTCCTCCAGGGAGCTCATGGTGTCCTGCTCCCTCTTCAGTTTCTCCAGTCTGGAGATGAGCTGGGCGGCGAATGCCGAGGGCTCCACTGGCATCATCTCCTTAGGCAGCCTGTGTGTCCTCTGTAGGGGCGAGATGGGAGAAAGGAcacttttgagtgtgtgtttgagtgtgtgagtTAGTTGTCCCCAGTTTGCCCCCTGATTCCTTCAGTGCCCTCTCCTCTAACTCTATAGGCCTCCTTTGATGCCCTTGCCCCTGGGCTAACCCCTAGCCCGATACCCCCTCCCCATGCCCGCTGTCCTTGGCACCGCCTGCCAGGCGGCGGGGTAgcgggatgggggggggggggtagcagTTGGCCTGGCTCCGAGGAGGAGGGCCCCCCGCCTGCGCCCTCTGTACTCTGACCAAGCCATCAGCGGAGGCAGCCTCTGAAGTCAGCACACTTCAAAGGGGCCCTTGTCAAACATCAAACACTCCAACCCTTGGGGTGGGAGGGACACGCGGCTTTAAATCTCCCCGAATAAAAGACAGATATCGACAGTCAGAGAAAGAAAAAGGAGGGGGACAATATTAAAACAAAAAGAGGAAGGAAAAAATGAGGAAGAGGATTGAGAGATGTGTGGaatggtaggagggagggagcgaaGGAGAGGAGTCAAATACCGGGGAGATCTAAGGGGGAAGTGGTAATTTATTTCCTGACTGCACGCAGGGCACCACTGAGGTACTGTAGTCGCATTATCCTATTTTTCTCTAACTATATGTGCCGGCTTCTCTCATCTTCTTTTCTGTATTATTATTTGGCGCACTAGCTTTCTTGAttttactctttttttgttgttcCTCTCATCTCTTTGTAGAGACGATGAAGGGAAGTGAGAAGAAAGGAGCGAGAGGGGCTGCTGGCAAAGGCGCGTCAGCGCCGCGCAGAGCCCCCGCTGCCTGGGGCTGGTGCATCTTGGGAGCCCGAGCCATCTCCAAATCAGGAGGGAGACATTAAAAGGAGAGCaagtggagaagggagggagcgaggagagacagagaaacagacaacaAGGGCCCCTTCTACTTGGCTACAGCCCtccctacacaacacaacacacccacacaaagcCTTCCCTATGCATCAAGACAGTACACAAACACATTGTGAAGGGAAGAAGACAAAACTATTTGCATTAGTTGCTTTCTGACACGTGTGCCCAATCTAACCACTCCAAGCCCTAGACCTGTGCCATGAAGTACCAAGTATTTAGAGGTCCCTGCTTGCACATGACACCACATGTAGTGGGGGTGGTGAGAGTCATATGGGGGCTGGGTTGGGGGTAGGGGGGCTACTGTCACAAAAggggagtgtgtgggtgtgtgtgggggggggctctGTTGGAGGTTGTCAATAAAGAGGCCAGGCAACCTGGGTCCCATTCATTCATCGACCATGATCAAAGCACAGGGCTG harbors:
- the LOC106564887 gene encoding axin-2, encoding MSRALTDHISSSFREDAPRPPVPGEEGEASCHTPCKHAKMRAQNKAKAVTVASPGSTPRRNEDGLGEPEGSASPDSPLARWTKSLHFLLGDQDGAHLFRTFLEREKCVDTLDFWFACNGFRQMDLSDTKTLRVAKAIFKRYIENNSIVAKQLKPATKTYIRDSIKKQQIDSAMFDQAQTEIQSTMEENAYQMFLTSDIYLEYVHTGCENTVYANHSGLGSLKLMCGFLPPLIEEEEWSCDLKAKTLASVVGLSANALRATASIRTAAEVLENGYRSHRRGDPASPYFVNSGYVFAPATSANDSEISSDAMTDDSMSMTDSSVDGIPPYKLGTKKQLQREMHRSVKINGLVSLPHFPRTHRLPKEMMPVEPSAFAAQLISRLEKLKREQDTMSSLEERLQQIQEEEERDESDPSTTVPLNHPLLPPSSGADEDAQAILDDHLSRVLKTPGCQSPGVIRHSPRSCSPDRPSAAVVPFLGPSYPGATKGPLAGSRQSTKHIHHHYIHHHTATGPKSKEQIEAEAAQRIQCLCPPGGADYSDFTAGRCSSLSKRPGKPCEGIRLSQANGSDGVTSPPHLPLDSTDRSQNVWQWILESERQGKNKPHGSTQGLKKSHLPDPSTPKTLPVRTHSSWGGVCGTGGHLRGGHHPAHPFIQDPAMPPLPPPNTLAQLEEACRRLEEVSKPPKQRHSTTSLQRDRSHPVPFPSGNPPLSSPALQTDEWKEPKKSISGVSVSGCDLVVTYFFCGEEIPYRSMMKTHSLTLGHFKEQLSKKGNYRYYFKKASDEFECGAVFEEVWEDGALLPMYEGKVLGKVERMD